Proteins co-encoded in one Podospora pseudoanserina strain CBS 124.78 chromosome 7 map unlocalized CBS124.78p_7, whole genome shotgun sequence genomic window:
- the UTR4 gene encoding enolase-phosphatase E1 (COG:E; EggNog:ENOG503P1UD), with protein sequence MASSGQPKVVLLDIEGTVCPISFVKDVLFPYALSALPATLEAQWDEPEFSQYRDAFPAEHASSQEALTAHVKDLMSRDVKIAYLKSLQGYLWESGYKSGELKAPLFDDVAPKFVQWKKAGKEIMIYSSGSVAAQKLLFKHTNSQPADLIPEISDFFDTVNAGPKQEASSYQTILAAHPEFPEANSWLFLSDNAKEVEAAKQAGMQSFVVERPGNAELSAEDREKHRVIKTFAEI encoded by the exons ATGGCGTCGTCCGGCCAGCCCAAGGTTGTGCTCCTTGACATTG AGGGCACAGTATGTCCCATCTCATTCGTCAAGGATGTGCTT TTTCCCTACGCTCTCTCAGCGCTCCCAGCAACCCTTGAAGCCCAATGGGACGAGCCAGAGTTCTCACAGTACAGGGACGCCTTTCCGGCAGAGCATGCCAGCTCACAAGAAGCCTTGACAGCTCATGTCAAGGACCTCATGAGCCGTGATGTCAAGATCGCCTACCTCAAGAGCCTCCAGGGTTATCTCTGGGAGTCCGGCTACAAGTCCGGCGAGCTCAAGGCCCCGCTCTTCGACGATGTCGCTCCCAAGTTTGTCCAGTGGAAGAAGGCCGGAAAGGAGATCATGATCTACTCTTCCGGATCGGTGGCGGCGCAAAAGCTGCTGTTCAAGCACACCAACAGTCAGCCGGCCGATCTGATTCCCGAGATTTCCGACTTTTTTGACACAGTCAATGCCGGGCCAAAGCAAGAGGCGTCGTCCTACCAGACCATCCTGGCAGCTCATCCGGAATTCCCAGAGGCGAACAGCTGGCTCTTCCTGAGCGACAATGccaaggaggtggaggctgcCAAGCAAGCTGGCATGCAGAGCTTTGTTGTCGAGCGGCCGGGCAATGCCGAGTTGTCGGCTGAGGACAGAGAGAAGCACCGGGTCATCAAGACATTTGCTGAGATTTAG